Genomic segment of Pseudomonadales bacterium:
AAGCGATAGAAGCGTTTAAAAATCTGGGGTTTGCGGAGCAAGATATATTTTCAATCTCTCCCTAATCTAATCATCTAGCCACGAAAGGCAGCCTCTTAGCTGCCTTTCTGTTTTAAGCGGACAATTCAATAATGAACAGGACTGCCTCTAAAACAATCGGGATGTTGGGCACGTTATTTTTTACCTTTGCAGCCATCGCAGAAGTTGATTTGGTCAAGGTTGATAAATCCAAACGCCGCATGTACCTGATCGACAATGATCAGATAGTTAGGGAATTTCGCATTGCCCTTGGTAAGCATCCAAAGGGACATAAAACTCAGGAAGGGGATCATCGAACACCGGAAGGACGCTACTATCTCGACTTCGTGCTTGATGATTCGGAGTTCTATCGCTCAATTCATATCAGCTACCCCAACCTACGGGATATTGCCTATGCAGAGCAGCTCAATATCAACCCTGGAGGAAACATAAAGATTCATGGATTAAGAAACGGGGAACAGCGCCCCGCAACATTTGTACAGAGTTTTGACTGGACTAACGGCTGCATCGCCATTACTAACGAAGAAATGGATGAACT
This window contains:
- a CDS encoding L,D-transpeptidase family protein — protein: MLGTLFFTFAAIAEVDLVKVDKSKRRMYLIDNDQIVREFRIALGKHPKGHKTQEGDHRTPEGRYYLDFVLDDSEFYRSIHISYPNLRDIAYAEQLNINPGGNIKIHGLRNGEQRPATFVQSFDWTNGCIAITNEEMDELLTLVKTGTPIEIRW